The genomic window AGAAGAAAAACTGAACTCTCTCGGCCTGATCCTTCCCCCGGCACCGCACCCGGTGGCCACTTATGTTCCGGCCATTCGAAGCGGGAATCTCCTCTTCTTGTCCGGGATGATTCCTCTGGTAGAGGGAAAGCTTCCTTTTACCGGAAAGATCGGGAAGGTTCTAACGCTGGAACAGGGTGAGGAAGCGGCCCGTATTGCTCTGCTCAACGCACTGGCCGTCATTCGGGCCGAATGCGGTTCTCTGAATCAGGTCACGCAAATCGTGCGGCTTTCCGCACATGTGGCCTCCGCCGAAGGCTTCACAGAACAATCTATTGTTGCAAATGCGGCTTCAGAACTGCTTATTGAGATCTTTGGCAGTATTGGCCGCCATGCCCGCCTGGCCCTCGGTGCTGCCAACCTCCCACTCGACGCCCCGGTTGAACTGGAAATGATTGTCGAGGTCGCCAGATAGGAGGGGAAATAGCCCCTTCGATCCTTTTTAGGTGCTTTTTCACCTTTTTTAAAGGGTGACGGAAAACCATCATCTGGATATCTTCTAAA from Candidatus Manganitrophaceae bacterium includes these protein-coding regions:
- a CDS encoding RidA family protein, translated to MHAEEKLNSLGLILPPAPHPVATYVPAIRSGNLLFLSGMIPLVEGKLPFTGKIGKVLTLEQGEEAARIALLNALAVIRAECGSLNQVTQIVRLSAHVASAEGFTEQSIVANAASELLIEIFGSIGRHARLALGAANLPLDAPVELEMIVEVAR